The Planctomycetota bacterium genome has a segment encoding these proteins:
- a CDS encoding AAA family ATPase → MTESPKAAMADPAETERVLARVKAARQTIVAELRKVIVGQDDPIDQVLVTMFAGGHCMIQGPPGTAKTLLATCVARVMDLSFKRIQFTPDLMPSDISGTEILEEDQTTGHRVLKFARGPVFSNIVMADEINRTPPKTQAALLEVMQERQVTLGGRTYPLPEPFYVIATQISLEQEGTYPLPEAQQDRFMLTISMNYLPEKSEAQVVRRSTGAEAVELQKVIGAADLLAFAQAVRQVKLPPALSRYVVDLVASSRPTVEGCPDFVREYVAWGAGLRASQNIALAAKSAAAQDGRATVEPRDIRQAIVPVMRHRIGLSFRAEVDRVSVEDVIRRLIEACPEPPSH, encoded by the coding sequence ATGACCGAGTCGCCCAAGGCGGCAATGGCAGACCCCGCCGAGACTGAGCGGGTGCTCGCGCGTGTGAAGGCGGCGCGCCAGACCATCGTCGCGGAGCTCCGCAAGGTCATCGTCGGCCAGGACGACCCGATTGACCAGGTGCTCGTGACGATGTTTGCCGGCGGCCACTGCATGATCCAGGGCCCGCCCGGCACAGCGAAGACGCTCCTGGCCACCTGCGTCGCCCGGGTGATGGACCTCTCGTTCAAGCGCATCCAGTTCACGCCCGACCTGATGCCCAGCGACATCTCCGGCACGGAGATCCTCGAGGAGGACCAGACGACCGGCCACCGGGTGCTGAAGTTCGCCAGGGGCCCCGTGTTCTCGAACATCGTGATGGCCGACGAGATCAACCGCACGCCGCCCAAGACCCAGGCCGCGCTGCTCGAGGTCATGCAGGAGCGGCAGGTGACCCTGGGCGGCCGCACCTATCCGCTGCCCGAGCCTTTCTACGTGATCGCCACGCAGATCTCGCTGGAGCAGGAGGGCACCTACCCGCTGCCCGAGGCGCAGCAGGACCGGTTCATGCTCACCATTTCGATGAACTACCTGCCCGAGAAGAGCGAGGCGCAAGTGGTGCGACGCTCGACGGGCGCCGAGGCCGTCGAACTCCAGAAGGTCATCGGCGCGGCCGATCTGCTGGCCTTCGCCCAGGCGGTGCGGCAGGTGAAGCTGCCGCCGGCGCTGAGCCGCTACGTGGTGGACCTCGTGGCCTCGAGCCGCCCCACGGTCGAAGGCTGCCCCGATTTCGTCAGAGAGTACGTGGCCTGGGGCGCCGGCCTGCGCGCGAGCCAGAACATCGCCCTCGCCGCCAAGTCGGCCGCCGCGCAGGACGGCCGGGCCACGGTCGAGCCGCGGGACATCCGCCAGGCCATCGTGCCGGTGATGCGCCACCGCATC